The sequence CGGATAATAACGACATTGTACACCGATACTGCCCCAGGCACGATCACAGCCCAAATCGTGTTCAACATTCCTAAATCACGGACGAGCAAATAGGTCGGCACCATTCCCCCGCTAAAGAACATTGTAAAAACAAGGAAAATCGTCAACACGTTTCTGCCATAAAAGTCTTTTCGTGATAGCGGATAGGCGACCATAATCGACAAAAGTAAATTGAAGGCCGTTCCTAAAGTCGTATAGAGAAAAGTATTGCGAAACCCTATCCAGACGTCTTCATTTTGAAACACGCTTTTATAAGACTCGATCGTTGGATCGATTGGAAACAACCACAATTCTCCTCTTAAAATGGCTGCTGGATCGCTAAACGAAGCACTGAGCACATAAACGAGTGGATACAAAACGATTAATGTAATAAGCGCCACACACATGTAAACGGCTATACCAAAAAAACGATCGCCTGTACTTTGTTTCATGTACATTCCTCCCCTACCACAAACTCGTCTGGCTTGTTTTCTTTGCTGTGTAATTGACAAAAATCAGAATAAAAAAGTTAATCGCTGATTCAAATAGGCCGATCGCTGCCGAATAACTGTATTGGGCACCAGCGATTCCCGTTCGGTAAATATGGGTAGCGATCACGTCAGATGCTTCCATGTTTAGCTGATTTTGCATTAAAAATACTTTTTCAAAACCAACGCTCACGATGCTCCCTGTCTGCAAAATCAGCAAGATAATGATCGTCGAGCGAATCCCTGGCAAGTTGACATGCCAAATTCGCCTTAAGCGGCTAGCGCCGTCGATTTTAGCGGCTTCGTGCAGCTGTGGGTCAATGCCGGCAAGAGCAGCTAAATAAATGATCGAGCTCCAACCCATTTGCTGCCATACATCGGAAAACACGTATGTCGTTTTAAACCATTCAGGCGAAGTCATAAAGGCAATTTCCGAAATGCCTAACAAGCCAAGTATCTGGTTAACGAGGCCATTAGGTGATAGCAGTAAAAACAGCATTCCTACGACAACGACAGTCGACAAGAAATGGGGCGCATACGTGACTGTCTGGACAAAACCCTTTGCTTTTTTATAACGAATTTCATTAATGAGCAAGGCAAGAATAATCGGAATTGGAAAGCCAATCACTAAGTTATAGAGGCTTAAGCCAATCGTATTTCCGATCAAGCGTTCAAAATAAAAACTTTCAAAAAAACGAATAAAATGTTCCCATCCGACCCACGGACTGCCCCAAATTCCTTCGGCGGCGATAAAATCTTTAAAGGCAATTTGCACGCCATACATAGGGTAATACTTAAAGATCAAAAAATAGATTACAACTGGAAGGATAAGCAAATAAAGATCCCAGTTGCGTTTGACCCCGTTCCACCTTCTTTTCGGCGGCGCTTTCAGCGGCTTTTTTGCCTGTTCAATGCGATTTTCCACAATCGTACCCCCTAAATAATGCTAGCTGACACAGCTACTGCGCCTGCATGAAGCGCGCTTTCCATTTCTTGCTTTGTTTTAAACAATCCGCCGGCTACAATTGGCACGGTAGTCATTTCAACTAATTCCTTTATAACCCTTGGCATTAACCCAGGCATCGCTTCCACTGCGTCAGGCTTGATTTTGTTAACCGTTTGTACCGCCTTTTCCATTGCTTGTGTGTCAATTAAAAATACACGCTGAATCGTCTTTAACCCACATTTTTTCGCCTGTATAATCGATTGGCTCCTTGTGCTAATGATGCCGTCAGGTGCGATCACTTCGGCGATGTAACGCATGCCATCAGGCGTGTGGCTTTCTATTCCAGAAATCAAATCGACATGGACAAACACTTTTTTGTTCTGTTTCTGGAAACAATAAACTTGGTCAGGCAGCAAATGCATCTTTCCAGTAAGTAAAAAAATCGTGTCCACATTTGAATTGCGGCACCTGTTTTCTTGTTGGCTGTCTGTCAGTGCATGAATAAACGGTTGCGTAAACATACGGCTTTACCCCTTTATTGTTTGATAGATCTCTTGAACAGATGCATAGACACTAGTTGGGTGATGAGCCGTACCGAATAGCTGGTCTTTTGTTGTAACGCCTGAATAGACTAAAATGGTATCCATTCCTAATGCATTGCCGATCCCAATGTCACTTAACAGCGAGTCCCCTATGATTACCGCATTGTCTATCTTTCCTTCCATTACGCGCAACAGCGCTTTTTGCATCCAATAAGATGGCTTGCCGACTGATACTGTCTGGTGGCCAAACCTTGGATGGTCTAGCAATCGGGCCAAAGAGCCCGTATCAATTAAAAACCCTTTTGGATTCGGGCAAAGTAAATCTTCATTGAGCAAAATAAGACTCGCCCCGTTTTGAATGAGCCAAAGTGCTTCTTGCAATTGGCGGTACGTCAAATCAGGCGACATGCCAAGCACTACAGCTATTTGCTCCGGCCCGTTGCCCTTTTCACGGTCACCTATATGCAAACCTAGTTCAGAGAGCTCTTCTCTAATCATGTTCGAACCGGCCACATAGAGTTTCCTGCTTGCCAAGCCATTCGAGTGCACGTATTCGATTAAGCCCATAACGGGGGTAAGCAACTGGTTATACGTAATCTCCAGCCCTAACTTTTGCAAATCAGCACTTAGTACTTTCCTAGAGCGAACAGGATGGTTCGTTAAAAAATAAACATGCTTGCCGTTGGCGCATAAAGCATCGACTAGCTCTTTTGCCCCTGGCAACAACATGCCCCCATGGAGCAATGTCCCGTCTAAATCAAAGAAATAATGGCTGTATTTGTCCATGCCCATCCTCCTTTTTTCCACAACAAAAAACCCTAATAAACACTGGTACACGTAGCTTAGGACCAGCATTTACAAGGGTTTTCTCATCGTCTCCACCCACATATTCAGTTTGTACCTTTCCCTTTTAGTATAAAAAAGGAATGTTAAGACAGAGTGAATCTGTCATTAAGATTTAGAGGCCCGCTATTAAACAGGCACTTACGAGTTGTCCTTTTAAAATAATTGAATGCGCTTCCTTTGTCAATGTCCAATCATTTAATTTGCTTATTATTTACAATTTTTTAATTGACATTCGCCTATGTTTAGCAGATAATATGGCGTAACAACAGTTCATATACGGGTGGAGTCTTTCTGGAGAAAACCCTAATTAGCGCCAAACCATGGCGTTAATTAGGGTTTTTCTGCGTATATGAGC is a genomic window of Shouchella clausii containing:
- a CDS encoding glycerol-3-phosphate responsive antiterminator → MFTQPFIHALTDSQQENRCRNSNVDTIFLLTGKMHLLPDQVYCFQKQNKKVFVHVDLISGIESHTPDGMRYIAEVIAPDGIISTRSQSIIQAKKCGLKTIQRVFLIDTQAMEKAVQTVNKIKPDAVEAMPGLMPRVIKELVEMTTVPIVAGGLFKTKQEMESALHAGAVAVSASII
- a CDS encoding carbohydrate ABC transporter permease; this translates as MKQSTGDRFFGIAVYMCVALITLIVLYPLVYVLSASFSDPAAILRGELWLFPIDPTIESYKSVFQNEDVWIGFRNTFLYTTLGTAFNLLLSIMVAYPLSRKDFYGRNVLTIFLVFTMFFSGGMVPTYLLVRDLGMLNTIWAVIVPGAVSVYNVVIIRTFFQNIPNELRESAELDGCSNIQYLIKILLPLSKPVIAVMVLFYGVGQWNAFFDALIYLTDRNLFPLQLFLREMLIQDQLSEMVQVSDSTLDNHALTVEGLKYAVVVVASLPMLVLYPFLQRFFVKGVMIGSIKG
- a CDS encoding ABC transporter permease, which gives rise to MVENRIEQAKKPLKAPPKRRWNGVKRNWDLYLLILPVVIYFLIFKYYPMYGVQIAFKDFIAAEGIWGSPWVGWEHFIRFFESFYFERLIGNTIGLSLYNLVIGFPIPIILALLINEIRYKKAKGFVQTVTYAPHFLSTVVVVGMLFLLLSPNGLVNQILGLLGISEIAFMTSPEWFKTTYVFSDVWQQMGWSSIIYLAALAGIDPQLHEAAKIDGASRLRRIWHVNLPGIRSTIIILLILQTGSIVSVGFEKVFLMQNQLNMEASDVIATHIYRTGIAGAQYSYSAAIGLFESAINFFILIFVNYTAKKTSQTSLW
- a CDS encoding HAD-IIA family hydrolase, producing MDKYSHYFFDLDGTLLHGGMLLPGAKELVDALCANGKHVYFLTNHPVRSRKVLSADLQKLGLEITYNQLLTPVMGLIEYVHSNGLASRKLYVAGSNMIREELSELGLHIGDREKGNGPEQIAVVLGMSPDLTYRQLQEALWLIQNGASLILLNEDLLCPNPKGFLIDTGSLARLLDHPRFGHQTVSVGKPSYWMQKALLRVMEGKIDNAVIIGDSLLSDIGIGNALGMDTILVYSGVTTKDQLFGTAHHPTSVYASVQEIYQTIKG